One Pelecanus crispus isolate bPelCri1 chromosome 14, bPelCri1.pri, whole genome shotgun sequence genomic window carries:
- the DUSP15 gene encoding dual specificity protein phosphatase 15 codes for MGNGMSQILPGLYLGNFIDAKDLEQLSRNKITHIVSIHESPQPLLQDITYLRIPLPDTPEANIKRHFKECISFIHQCRLHGGNCLVHCLAGISRSTTVVVAYVMAVTELSCQEVLEAIRTVRPVANPNPGFRQQLAEFGSGAARKVRRHLKQRYGTSPFNDEEEIKALLPAGRGGPSRTEGALQGLVPRARDIRSTTPFLLRVKRTFSCIPACLK; via the exons ATCCTCCCCGGCCTCTACCTTGGGAACTTCATCG ATGCCAAAGACCTGGAGCAGCTGAGCCGCAACAAGATCACCCACATTGTTTCGATCCATGAATCTCCCCAGCCCTTGCTGCAG GACATTACCTACCTCCGCATCCCCCTGCCCGACACCCCCGAGGCCAACAT CAAGAGGCACTTCAAGGAATGCATCAGTTTTATCCACCAGTGTCGTCTGCACGGAGGGAACTGCCTCGTCCACTG CCTCGCCGGCATCTCCCGCAGTACCACCGTGGTCGTCGCCTACGTCATGGCCGTCACGGAGCTGAGctgccaggaggtgctggaggcCATCCGAACCGTCCGCCCCGTCGCCAACCCCAACCCCGGCTTCAGGCAGCAGCTAGCTGAGTTCGGCAGCGGTGCAGCCCGCAAG gtcCGCAGGCACCTGAAGCAGAGGTATGGGACATCCCCTTTCAACGACGAGGAAGAAATAAAGGCCTTGCTGCCGGCGGGGAGAGGAGGACCATCCAGGACGGAGGGAGCTCTGCAAGGACTGGTCCCAAGAGCCAGAGACATCAGGAGCACGACTCCCTTCCTGCTGCGGGTGAAGAGGACGTTCTCCTGCATCCCGGCTTGTCTGAAGTGA